In Alkalibaculum bacchi, the DNA window TTTCTATCTTTGTAGACATTGGAATCATCCATAATATTTGATCATTTTCTTTATCTTCAAAAGCGTAGTAATGAGGACGACCGCCACCTTTATTGAATTTTAGAGAAGGATCTGGATATTCTACAAAGAATTTATCCTTAATCGTATATATATAATTTGGTTCAGGCTTCAATGTTATTTCCCCTCATTTACAAATAAAAAAAGAGACAAGAGTAATAATTACTCTTGTCTCTTAGGACTGCTTTCCTGCCCCGATTTTATTAATCGCAGTCGAGGTTTGCGATCCCTTTTTATTAGTCCGCCAATAGGAAGGGCGACTCCTTTTTTATTCGTCGCTTAAGGACTAGCGACATCACTTTTAATCTTCTTAATAAGAATTATAGTCTATATTTCTCTTAACGTCAATTATTATACAGATTTTTTACCTAAAGTATTTCAACGATCTATCCCCTTTCTATTATTGTTCCTTACACGTTACATTTTTAATTCGGGTTTCAATTTTTCTAAAATAATGCCATAAACTTTGTAATTAAGTTCCCTAGCATTTGTAGAATATTTAAATTAGGTGCTTGAAACATACTAAGATCTAATAATCGGATTTCAATCAATAAACATACTACTGTTACAAATAATATAAAATTTTCTACTATACTACCTGTTGTATAGTAGAATACTCCTTTGCCTGATTGAAATTTAGTATCAGATAAAGGCGAAAGCCACTTAATCCCAGATTTACTAAAGCTATCTTGTATTAAATGCAAAGCATAACCAAAAACAAAGAAAATAGCTGTAACAGCATTAAAATTAATTATACTAACCATTAAAACCAAGGTTAAGAATGTTAAGAGCAAACCTAATAAAGAATGAGTTATTCCACGGTGTCCAAAAAAAACATTTAGAAGATCCGATATCCCCCTGGTTCTACAACCTATCCAAGAATAAGGCTCATCTATATCTGGAAATAATGCTCCTAAGCTAAGAGCTGCAACACTGCCAATGGAAAGAGTATTGGTAGATGCCATAATTGGTAATGCAACAGCTAACGATATTGTCACATGAGTTTTATACTGCATAAAATCCCTCCTTTCTTTAATAGCTACTATTCGTCTTAACTTAACTATTCCATTCCTCTTTGATTTAAATATTTTATTTGTTGTAACTTTATTTTGGTTTTCATTTCTTGATTATTAATTAATTCCTTTATCTCAAGTTTTATATCTTTTTCAACCATTTGTTTAGACTTTGAAGAACGTTCCGCTTCAAAACCTTTTTCAATAAATCCACTGTGATTATTAATTTTATTTATATAGTTTACAGCAGGATCATATTCATAAGAGTATTTACCAACATTAAGTATTGTTGTAGTTTCACCTTTATTAAAAGAGTTTCCCTCCTCAATACTTGTTTGCTTTAAATTATTAGTATAATAATATTCTAGTAGATCTAAATAATATGTACCTGTCCCAATGGAAGTATGATTTTGACTGTTTTCTTTATAAAAAGGTGTTTCGTTCTCTGTATTTTCATCTATTTTCATATGCAATACTCCTCTTTCATAATTTGTAAACAAAATAAAAAACCATACAAATATTTATATTGCTTTGTATGGTTTACCTTTCGAACATTCGATTTTTATACATCATTTGAGCTTTTTTCTTAGCTTCAGTTTTATCAGGATTATCTATTTCTTTGCCTTTATCTTTGTCTTGCTTTAAATTTTTAACAATTTCTTGATGTTGTTTTTTGAATTCTGGGCAGTTCACAAATCCGATATCATCAACATAACTAGCAGTAACTTTTCCATTATCTTCAATAACAATAATATCACTTACAGATAAAGAGTGACCATTAAAGTCAGATGGCTTATCAATATTAAATGTTGTATATATCTCTTCTAATATTTGAGAATGATTCGATTCAGAGCAATATAGGTGATAATTACCTATGTTTTTATAATTCTCGATTTCAGGGTTTTCTCCTTGCCTTAACAGTTGATCATAACTTATCCATCTTCGATCTCTATTATTTTCTCCTGGCTTTAGCTGATAAATAGATAATTTTTTTTCAGTCATATCTATAGTTTTAGTTTTCTCCATATTTTGATCTCTTTCTTGCTCTTTTTGAATAATATTATCTATAGTAGATATAAATTCTTTGCAGGTTCGATGTACTTCTTCCATAGCTTTCTGTTTTTCTTCCAATTTTATTCCATTTTTAGTCCATTGAGATATATAAGGAATTGCTTTTTCAGAAGTATCCATTCCATAGTGTTTGCAAACGATGAAAGATGTTAATTCTGCTTGAAACTCTTTGGTAGGTTTAGAATTTGCAGCATTATCTAAAGAATTATTATGAAGTCTTGCATGAGCCAACTCATGAATAGCTGTTGCTATGTTTTGAGTTTCTGTATTTCTGGAATTTAGAACAATTTCTTTTTCACTTGAATTAATACTTTGTATAAATGCACCCTTTGCTGCTCCTAATTCACTAAATCCAAATCTAGACTCTTTCATATCCCTTATATCAATATTGAGTTCGCATGAAACAGCCTTAATACCCTTCTTCAAATACTCTATATTATTTTCTCCTTCTATTTTAAAATCATATTGTCTATTAGGAAATATCTTTGGGAGATCTTCTAATCGGGCATTTGTTTGAGAAACATCAAATACATGACCAACTTTAAAGCAAGGTATTTTGCGACTTGTTAGTATCTTATTTTTTATCAATTCTTTTTCTTCTTCTGTAGCTTCTGTTATGCTTTTCTCATTACCTTCTTTATCCTTAAATAAAGTTACAGGAGTATAGGTTAATATTTTAATGCCTTTTTCTCCTTTAGTCACAGAATAACCTTTTTCTTTCCAGTCTTTATAACTTGCAACAGCAATAGCTCCATCAAACTGATTCTGAATTAATTGTTGGTTATTAAGAGAATAATTATAAAACCTTGACATAAACTCTGCATACTCTAACAATTCTTTAGGAGAATTCTGATATTTTTCCATCTGTTCCACAGCTAACATCGACAATTCTTTAATTTCTGCTAACCTTTCTTCACTTGTTTTACGAGAATATTTTTTATTTGCCAATGATAACACCTCTCTTTTCATCATATTCTACAAAAAGAAACATATTTCTTTTAATTGTTTCATCAAATGTAATTGCATAAAATTCTATTTGTTCATCTGTAACACTAACTTTAGCCTTTTTATCGAGTATATAATTAGCTATACATAACACATTATTTTCAGCATCTATTTCCTCAATCATAAATAAATTACCACTAGAATATTGTTCTACATTTTCCATACAAATGACCTCCTGCATAATAAAACTAGTCCCTTCTTTATTTTATCGAGCATTTTACGCAACATTTTACCGAACATTTCATAAACATTTTATAAACGTTTTAAATTTGTTCTATTTAAAGTTCATTTTTTTGTTGTTCCCATGCAATTTTTTGTTGAATATACTCATAATCTCTTTCCGCCCTATATTTATCATAATCATCGCTTAATGCACACTTAATTCGATAAATATCTTTTCTTTTAATAATTGGTTTATTAAAAGTTTCATATTGTTGTAACCTTTTTTCTTCTCCTCCTGTTCCATGCCGATATATACTCCTATTTCTCTTAACATTATTATCTTTATTTTTCATCTCTTTTAATAATGAATTACCCAATCTCTTATGAATCTCGTCTACTTTATTATTAGCATAATTTTTTTCATCTCGCTTAGAATCTCCAAATAATTCTTTTCTGTACTTATCTTCCTCTTTAATATTTCTAATATATTCTTTATAATCTTCATTATCATTCATCAGAAGATCTGTAAGCCTGTCTATCTTTTCTCTAGTATTATCAGATATTTTTTTACTTCCGTATTGCCAATATTTTTTATTAGAAGGTAATTCATTATAGATTTCATTGAATAATGTTGTTTGCTGTATTGCTTTTTTATCTCTACTATAAGTTTCCTTTATATCTTGGACTAATGTATTTCTTAATTCAGAAATTCTAGAAAGCTCTGAAGTACGATCAATAAGTGCATTAGCAAATGTACTTTTCATATTATCAATTGTGCTTTGCTTTCTCTTTCCTTTTGGAGCAAGGTATTCTTCTCCATCTTCTGTCTCTATTATTCTTAGGGGTCTAGTATTATAATATTCTACTGTACCATAATGAATATGAATATGTTTTGTATTTCTATGTATAGATGCAAACCAATAACCATTTTCTATATTTTCATCCTTAAACATTTGTTTCATCATTTGTCTACTTGCATATTGTATCTTTTCTTCATCTAACTCATTTGTTTTAGAATTATATATACCCTCCTTTTCTAAAAACTCTCTATCAAAAGAAATAACATCTTGATAAAAAACAGAACCATTTTTTTCTGCATTACTGATAATTTTATTAGCATCTTTAATATCTTCTACAGTCATAATTTCTTTATTAATAGAAAATACTCCCAATTTAACATCCTGTTCTTTTACTTCTTCTTTTACTTCTTCTTTAACGATATCAGACAATTTTTTTTTAACTACTTTTAATACCTTTTGTTCTTCAACTGTTAATTTATTTTTTTTTTCTAACGCATATTGCCTAGTCATATATCGTATGTACTTTTCATAATCTGATACATCTGAAAAAGAGTCTTTTTCTTTCAAAATATTATTTGCTTCTTGTTCTTTTGTAGTTAAATCTTTTTTATTATTTAATGTTCTATATGATTTTCCTTTTTCAACTTTAAATGTTTCTAATGTATTCTCAATTCTTTTTAATTCTTGTTGCTCTTCATTAGATAAACTCTCTTCTTTTTCTAATAAAGCATCCTTTCTAGTCATATAGCTTACATACTTCGTAAAACTTTTAGCTGTTGGAACTGTGAATTGTGAAGTTAGAATAACGCTAGGACTCCCCATATATGACCCTCCATATAAAGTTACTATTCAAACAATGATCTCGACTTTTTTATTGTTTCTTCTTTTAACTGTATTTCTAATTCTGGCTTAATCATATTTGATTTTTTTAAATTTGATTTAAACGTAGTAGCTGTTTGGATTTCATTTTCAACATTTTTTCTAGCATCTTTATAAATATAAGTATCTTTCCCATTGCCGATTGCTTTAACTTCTTTTGCATCAAACCCACCTGCTGTCATTTCGATTAATATATCAATATTTTTAGATATAGAATTTATTTTTATTTGCATATCTTTTTCCTTTTTAGCTGTATCCGTTTGATCTGCCATAGATAACACCGCATACCTTACCGCTTCAGAAAATGAATTAATCCCAGGAATATTATCAATCATTTCATTAATAATATTTTCATGAACTTCGCTAAAAATAATTTCTTTTCTAATCTTATTTTTTATCATAATTCATCAACCCCTTCCCCAATATCCTCGCCACTGGCCATCAAATGAAACAGTCTAGTATTGCTATTTATAAATTCTTGTAATGTTTTTTCTTGACGGTCTAATGTTGCAGTAAGCAAATCAACTGCATGATTAAATTTATCTTCTTTTAATTGAGTTAACCTTAGTTCACAATCATTTTGAATTAACATTTTTATATATTCATTCCTCGAAAAATTTCTACCTAAATTCTTACTTAATTCTTTTGCCTTTCTTTCTATTTCTTTTATATAAGCAACGTCTACATTGGTTACTTTTATATCCACACAAACACCGCCTTAAGGTACTTTTGATTCTATTTTAATAACATTAGTTTCTAAAAGAAAAAAGAGCATAAGGAAACTCGGTGCCACTTTTTTAAAAAAGTGGCAAACAGGCTGTGCCTGTTGAGTTTCATAAATTTTGTATAGGTGTCATTTCTTTTGCTTTTTCCATGCCTTTTCCATGCTTTATCCGTATCATTTCCAGATTCGTTACATATCATTTCCAGGGCATGTTTTCCGCTATTTCCATCTAATTCATTTTGCTTTTTGTCCAGTAGGAGTATATCTTTTATCATTAAATAGAACGCATCTTTTCATCTAGTAATTTGATTTTTTCTTCTAGCTGCATGTTCTCATTTTGTAAGGTTTCTATTTCTTTTTGATACTGGTTAATATTAGATACATGAGTGTTTATTTGAGTCGTTGACTCTACTAATTCTTCTTCTGTTTGATAAACTAGATCATCTTCTATATTACTAATAGATTTCTTTAATTCACTTATTGCTAATTTTTGTGTTTGTATTTTCTCTTTATTAGCTTTAATTTGTTTCTTTATTGATTCTTGCTGAAAAAGGATATATTCTTTTTCGTAGTATTCTTTATCTTCAATTTTTATATCTGTATTTATAATCTTATCCGATTCATTAACATACATTTTAATGGATCTATCTTTTAAATCATCATTCTTTTCAATATCGGGGTGAATATACTTAGGAACTATAGTCACGGATAATATAGAAAAGTCTTCAGGAACATTTTTAATTATTGCGATAATGTAATTATCATTTACTCGTACACTTTCTATACTAAGTGGCTCTCTGCTTTCAATATAGCTGCTTGATATTTCATATGTAATATTTGAAAGTGAAGAATTTGAACTTATTTCTTTCATGGAAAAATCTAATCTCATAATTTCTTTTTCGGGATTGTATTCTTTTTTTGTAAGAGCTATTTGAATATTGTTACTTAATGTCTGATATTCGTTTAATAGTACTTCTTCATATGAATATGATTTCCCAGTAAACGCTGGAGATATAAATATAGTTAAAAAACCAAAAATAAATATTCCCATAATAAGCAAATACTTTTGTCCTAATGAGATACGAAACTTTTTCTTCTTTACCATATATCTAAAAATCCTTTCTTCCTTTTTTACGTACAACTTTAACATTTTTATCTATGTTTTTATATTTAATATTTCTGTATCTAGTCTTACCTGTTTGTTTATCTATGTATTCTCGTATAAGTAGCCATAAAACCTTTTCTCCATAATTAAGATCAAACCATTCCGCTTTAATTTCCCTTGTCACAGTAGGCTTTTCGTTATGGTAAAAAATTAAATAACAGTCATCTTCAGAGTAATCATGTTTAGGAATCAAGCAATCAATTGTTATCATAATCAAAATTATCCTTTCCCATTTCTAATTAATAGGATAATATTCAAAATCTATCACTTGAATTTTCTCATTAGCATTTGACAATAACTTTAAATTAATAAATGCTCTTGTTGCTGTTTCTCCCTCACTACCCTTTACAATATATTTAACATCTGCTAATATTTCACCGCTATTTAATCCATCACCTAATGCTGCAACATAAATTTTCATATCACTTACTTGGGATGTGAAAACAGGATCAGAACTTAATGCTTCTCCTGGATCCGTTACTTCAGGTGCTACTTTATTCCCTAAATCTTCTGTAGAAATTTCTAAAATCTTTTTTCTTCTTTCACTAAGATTATTAGTATCATAATTCAAATAAGCATTTACAAATTCATTTGCTACATTTTTATATCTTTGTTGTTTTTCTAATTCTGTCTCAGAAGATCCCTTTTCACTTTCTGAAGTACTTTTATCAGTTTTGTTTTTTAATTCTTTTATTTCCTTCTGCAAGCTTAAAATAGTATCCTCTTTTTCCTTGTTTATTGTCTCTTGTTGTCTTTTTATTGAATCTTCTTGTTTTATTAAATGCGAGAACAACACACCATTTAAAACAACTGAAACAACTAAAAAACTAGTAACTATTAAAGTAATCTTTTTATTTGACTTATAACTTTTCATTTATCAAAATCCTTTACATAAATTTAAATTATTTTACTATTCTTCTAATAGAATCAAAATGTGATGCCCAATAATTACTTGTCCAGTAATGATAACCAATTCCACCATTATTGGAATCATACATTCTTGTTTCGTCAATATATATCCCTACGTGGCTAATATGATGTGGTCCTCCATAAGTACCTTTAAAGAAAATTAAATCTCCTGGCTGTGCATCTTTTAATGACACTTCTACTGTTGCACCCCATTGTTGTTTAGCTGTCCTTGGTAAACTTATTCCAGCTGTTCTATAGACCCATTGAGTAAGTCCAGAGCAATCAAAACCTACTGATGCAGTGTCTCCACCCCAAACATATGGATTGCCTTCATACTTTAAAGCTTCTTCCATTACTGATTGAAATATCTCATTTCCCATTGGTATGTCGGTACTTCCTAAAATCACATATTGTCTTACTAAATCTGCATAAAAGAAATTTCCGCCATTACGATATAAATAAGTTTTTCCATATGATTGAGACACAGCGTTTACGTAAGAATAAATTGCTCCTGTATGATTTCCTAAACTTGGTGCAACTACTTTTTTACTATAATCTTCTGCAACTTCTATTGAATGATTTGCTCCTTTTGAACCCAAATATGAAACATAAGATGTTCCAAAATTATAGCTTTGAATTGTTCCCCAAACATC includes these proteins:
- a CDS encoding metal-dependent hydrolase; the encoded protein is MQYKTHVTISLAVALPIMASTNTLSIGSVAALSLGALFPDIDEPYSWIGCRTRGISDLLNVFFGHRGITHSLLGLLLTFLTLVLMVSIINFNAVTAIFFVFGYALHLIQDSFSKSGIKWLSPLSDTKFQSGKGVFYYTTGSIVENFILFVTVVCLLIEIRLLDLSMFQAPNLNILQMLGNLITKFMALF
- a CDS encoding YodL domain-containing protein, which encodes MANKKYSRKTSEERLAEIKELSMLAVEQMEKYQNSPKELLEYAEFMSRFYNYSLNNQQLIQNQFDGAIAVASYKDWKEKGYSVTKGEKGIKILTYTPVTLFKDKEGNEKSITEATEEEKELIKNKILTSRKIPCFKVGHVFDVSQTNARLEDLPKIFPNRQYDFKIEGENNIEYLKKGIKAVSCELNIDIRDMKESRFGFSELGAAKGAFIQSINSSEKEIVLNSRNTETQNIATAIHELAHARLHNNSLDNAANSKPTKEFQAELTSFIVCKHYGMDTSEKAIPYISQWTKNGIKLEEKQKAMEEVHRTCKEFISTIDNIIQKEQERDQNMEKTKTIDMTEKKLSIYQLKPGENNRDRRWISYDQLLRQGENPEIENYKNIGNYHLYCSESNHSQILEEIYTTFNIDKPSDFNGHSLSVSDIIVIEDNGKVTASYVDDIGFVNCPEFKKQHQEIVKNLKQDKDKGKEIDNPDKTEAKKKAQMMYKNRMFER
- a CDS encoding DUF5511 family protein, encoding MENVEQYSSGNLFMIEEIDAENNVLCIANYILDKKAKVSVTDEQIEFYAITFDETIKRNMFLFVEYDEKRGVIIGK
- the mobP2 gene encoding MobP2 family relaxase, yielding MGSPSVILTSQFTVPTAKSFTKYVSYMTRKDALLEKEESLSNEEQQELKRIENTLETFKVEKGKSYRTLNNKKDLTTKEQEANNILKEKDSFSDVSDYEKYIRYMTRQYALEKKNKLTVEEQKVLKVVKKKLSDIVKEEVKEEVKEQDVKLGVFSINKEIMTVEDIKDANKIISNAEKNGSVFYQDVISFDREFLEKEGIYNSKTNELDEEKIQYASRQMMKQMFKDENIENGYWFASIHRNTKHIHIHYGTVEYYNTRPLRIIETEDGEEYLAPKGKRKQSTIDNMKSTFANALIDRTSELSRISELRNTLVQDIKETYSRDKKAIQQTTLFNEIYNELPSNKKYWQYGSKKISDNTREKIDRLTDLLMNDNEDYKEYIRNIKEEDKYRKELFGDSKRDEKNYANNKVDEIHKRLGNSLLKEMKNKDNNVKRNRSIYRHGTGGEEKRLQQYETFNKPIIKRKDIYRIKCALSDDYDKYRAERDYEYIQQKIAWEQQKNEL
- a CDS encoding DUF5513 family protein, with the translated sequence MITIDCLIPKHDYSEDDCYLIFYHNEKPTVTREIKAEWFDLNYGEKVLWLLIREYIDKQTGKTRYRNIKYKNIDKNVKVVRKKGRKDF
- a CDS encoding bifunctional lytic transglycosylase/C40 family peptidase — encoded protein: MQNNIAVDSIRRYKKFKKLKIFLGLQTLIIVFAFLMFLLFIGMLSSASKNKTSGAIANINLSETTLQWQDEVIREAQKQGVPELVPYIMAIIEVESKGTGTADIMQSSESAGLGRNGFDNPLDSIEQGIKYLKSAMTLALSSGCTDVWGTIQSYNFGTSYVSYLGSKGANHSIEVAEDYSKKVVAPSLGNHTGAIYSYVNAVSQSYGKTYLYRNGGNFFYADLVRQYVILGSTDIPMGNEIFQSVMEEALKYEGNPYVWGGDTASVGFDCSGLTQWVYRTAGISLPRTAKQQWGATVEVSLKDAQPGDLIFFKGTYGGPHHISHVGIYIDETRMYDSNNGGIGYHYWTSNYWASHFDSIRRIVK